A window of the Paenibacillus woosongensis genome harbors these coding sequences:
- a CDS encoding VWA domain-containing protein: MQKRNKQSLRILTAFMVFWLLVSTLGSEIYGAAPAAQGSQPGSRIDAVLVIDVSNSMKTSDSNKVGNEAMKMFIDMLSAQGDKVGIIAYTDKVQREKALLEIKTPEDKQDLKDFIDGLDRGPYTDIAVGIKEAVKVLQKGSDPNHEPMIVLLADGNNDFNKSSGRTQSASDQELNQAVEEAKAAGIPIYTIGLNADGKLNKAPLEDLANQTAAKSFSTSTADDLPRILSEIFASHLKLKIVPIQSMTGTGSFQEVTVNVPNANVLEANISIMSAQPVETELVNPAGDKIAVPSDDVLLSKSKSYSLIKLLSPAEGDWKLRVKGASKDKIDINLVFNYDLELEMEPIAAGSHKPGDKVQIGAYLTSNGQKLQTAELYKNMNAVLLAKDLDSGKTEEIKLNNTGDKFEGTFEIPEAHEYELKVRAEERSFYRESEPVTISAKAASGGAAAKPATPAAPEEEKPFPWLTVVISAIAAAVLAAAAYFITAAVKKANRGFVGQIVIEIRDENTHEKSFPQYKKLTAFKGKFNLHQLLQLAPELKETEKVVFTPAKGDRITLRNGSAAPVEKSGRVVDASAGLELKSGDRITLPLQHIDKTIFIEYLV, encoded by the coding sequence ATGCAGAAGCGTAATAAGCAGTCTTTACGTATATTAACGGCTTTTATGGTCTTTTGGTTACTCGTTTCTACGCTGGGCTCCGAGATATACGGAGCGGCGCCGGCCGCGCAGGGGAGCCAGCCCGGCTCGCGAATCGACGCGGTGCTCGTCATCGACGTCAGCAACTCTATGAAGACGAGCGACTCGAATAAAGTCGGCAATGAAGCGATGAAGATGTTCATCGATATGCTGTCCGCGCAGGGGGATAAGGTAGGCATTATCGCCTATACGGACAAAGTCCAGCGGGAGAAGGCGCTGCTTGAGATCAAGACCCCCGAGGATAAGCAGGATCTGAAGGATTTCATCGATGGCCTCGACAGGGGGCCATACACCGATATCGCAGTGGGGATCAAGGAAGCGGTCAAGGTGCTGCAAAAAGGCTCCGATCCGAACCACGAGCCAATGATCGTCCTGCTTGCGGACGGCAACAATGATTTCAACAAAAGCTCCGGGCGTACGCAGAGCGCATCCGACCAGGAGCTGAATCAAGCGGTCGAGGAAGCGAAGGCAGCCGGCATTCCGATCTATACGATCGGGCTGAATGCCGACGGCAAGCTGAACAAGGCGCCCTTGGAGGACCTTGCGAACCAGACAGCCGCCAAGTCCTTCTCGACCAGCACGGCGGATGATCTTCCGCGCATCCTTAGTGAAATTTTCGCCAGCCATCTGAAGCTGAAGATCGTGCCGATCCAGAGCATGACGGGGACCGGCAGCTTCCAGGAGGTTACGGTCAACGTGCCGAATGCGAACGTGCTCGAAGCGAACATATCGATCATGTCGGCGCAGCCGGTCGAGACGGAACTGGTGAACCCTGCCGGGGATAAAATAGCGGTGCCGTCGGACGATGTGCTGCTGTCGAAGTCGAAGAGCTATTCCCTCATTAAGCTGCTGAGTCCGGCCGAGGGCGATTGGAAGCTGCGGGTCAAGGGAGCGTCCAAGGATAAAATCGACATTAACCTCGTCTTCAACTACGACCTGGAGCTGGAGATGGAGCCAATAGCGGCGGGAAGCCATAAACCCGGCGACAAGGTGCAGATCGGGGCGTATCTGACGAGTAACGGCCAGAAGCTGCAAACCGCCGAGCTGTACAAGAACATGAATGCCGTGCTGCTCGCGAAGGATCTGGACAGCGGCAAGACGGAGGAAATCAAGCTGAACAACACGGGCGATAAATTCGAGGGAACGTTCGAAATTCCCGAAGCCCATGAGTATGAGCTGAAGGTGCGCGCCGAGGAACGCAGCTTCTACCGGGAGTCCGAGCCGGTAACGATCAGCGCCAAAGCTGCTTCCGGAGGAGCGGCGGCGAAGCCGGCAACGCCAGCGGCACCTGAAGAAGAAAAGCCGTTTCCGTGGCTTACCGTCGTCATCTCGGCCATAGCCGCAGCTGTTCTTGCGGCAGCCGCTTACTTCATTACTGCAGCCGTGAAGAAAGCGAACCGCGGCTTCGTCGGGCAAATCGTGATCGAAATCCGCGACGAGAATACGCATGAGAAGTCATTCCCGCAATATAAGAAATTGACCGCCTTCAAGGGCAAGTTCAATTTGCACCAGCTGCTGCAGCTTGCGCCGGAGCTGAAAGAGACGGAGAAAGTCGTCTTTACCCCGGCGAAGGGAGACCGGATCACGCTTCGCAACGGTTCAGCCGCCCCGGTCGAGAAGTCCGGACGGGTTGTGGATGCAAGCGCGGGACTGGAGCTGAAGAGCGGAGACCGGATTACGCTGCCGCTGCAGCATATCGATAAGACGATTTTCATAGAGTACCTGGTATAA